A window from Toxoplasma gondii ME49 chromosome IX, whole genome shotgun sequence encodes these proteins:
- a CDS encoding hypothetical protein (encoded by transcript TGME49_279355~Signal peptide predicted by SignalP 2.0 HMM (probability 0.709) with cleavage site probability 0.318 at residue 20) — protein MRSLFCHTIFVAPVPPCVLLISGVMEFLRKLCVKYSVVVPPTQSRSAAVVQIPHTSNGCAMLKRNFGYRVRLFDQSLIFCFAPKGVCSSVYKFYKARQRSL, from the exons atgcgttctctcttttgtcacACAATTTTTGTTGCTCCGGTGCCACCTTGTGTGTTGCTCATTTCAGGTGTTA TGGAAT TTCTACGTAAGTTATGTGTTAAGTACTCTGTAGTGGTTCCACCAACACAAAGCAGATCAGCCGCAGTAGTTCAGATTCCCCATACGTCAAACGGTTGTGCCAtgctgaagagaaacttcggCTACCGCGTTCGGCTTTTTGATCAATCACTAATTTTTTGTTTCGCTCCGAAGGGAGTGTGTTCATCAGTATACAAGTTTTATAAGGCTCGGCAGAGATCATTGTAA
- a CDS encoding hypothetical protein (encoded by transcript TGME49_279350~Predicted trans-membrane domain (TMHMM2.0):207-230), with protein sequence MSVNYIVLQAHVQVFRASSEAPIDMTFLIIGSAPSVQLPSPKKEQTVHIRSSSFCRISKHYFTMERHTILKRPLFLVCSPRNLYLFLLLAAVFSPCTVHDKHQTRSVYSVLRIIWGLNFVRAARPVEKDDSGEDGEWLGDLGGTNNLLLPGARATQMNKPKVVAKQKRVGEGSKSTTPKALQVAKPGWKAFYDNAKKKLFTGTVTNTAIWSAIVVAVTMFVTFGAYRSLNRFRDTRFEQMDHELSDLRARREELAQQNPRERFIEAAGMEKQHAEALRDILETVRRSPGSAELLLHPGIEGDSDLALASLVSMFSVAPSCDCSVSCGTV encoded by the coding sequence ATGAGCGTCAACTATATTGTGTTACAAGCACATGTTCAGGTGTTCAGAGCCTCAAGTGAAGCTCCGATTGACATGACTTTTCTGATAATCGGTTCAGCACCTTCAGTCCAACTACCATCGCCCAAAAAGGAGCAAACGGTACACATCAGGTCAAGCAGCTTTTGCAGAATCTCAAAGCATTATTTCACAATGGAACGGCACACAATCTTAAAGCGTCCGCTTTTCCTCGTATGCTCCCCTCGGAACCTGTACCTCTTCCTATTGCTTGCGGCTGTATTCTCACCGTGCACAGTGCATGATAAGCATCAAACGAGATCGGTATATTCGGTTCTTCGGATAATATGGGGCCTGAATTTTGTCCGAGCTGCACGTCCGGTGGAAAAAGATGACAGCGGAGAGGACGGTGAATGGCTGGGGGATCTGGGAGGCACAAACAatcttctgcttcctggTGCCAGGGCAACTCAAATGAACAAACCTAAGGTGGTTGCAAAGCAGAAACGAGTGGGAGAGGGAAGCAAGTCTACCACTCCTAAAGCTCTTCAGGTGGCCAAGCCAGGTTGGAAGGCCTTCTATGacaacgcgaagaagaagctcttCACGGGTACTGTGACAAACACTGCCATCTGGTCGGCGATAGTTGTCGCCGTTACCATGTTTGTGACGTTCGGAGCATATCGATCTCTAAACAGATTTAGGGATACCCGCTTTGAACAAATGGATCACGAACTCAGCGACCTGCGGGCCCGCCGGGAAGAACTGGCCCAACAGAACCCGAGGGAGCGTTTTATCGAAGCCGCAGGGATGGAAAAGCAGCATGCCGAGGCCCTCAGGGATATCCTGGAAACAGTGCGTCGTTCTCCAGGCTCCGCTGAATTACTGTTACATCCAGGCATTGAAGGTGATAGTGACCTCGCACTGGCTTCTCTGGTAAGCATGTTCAGTGTTGCTCCTTCTTGCGATTGCTCGGTATCTTGTGGAACTGTGTGA